In Malus sylvestris chromosome 15, drMalSylv7.2, whole genome shotgun sequence, a single genomic region encodes these proteins:
- the LOC126603255 gene encoding separase isoform X6, with protein MTEYAKSPMKDTMVKFARTICSSLFLFQEDTFTLTRILFCLLDSLVHECKAEVENSGKEFVELIAYCAKKCQTTNTNLCGIIGSHLNKLAGDFHQAGTPFQLILRVYATGLHFVDRSMKSKVGHFQSFEGAIRVLLDDGDTGNRLSGLLGSLRSYFQIGCNDDSLLSNSQLSSDSGDSLNQMQKDRKNYLLCYFNALKFLCQPLTEFVNSGRKQIITNNEAASVSTEVCHIQGAFHQFCDVFLSLKMYRCTYEVDRDGFDGNSTLDVALAAFTLSIITKLNIQKSVQILENVITSAWIQPHGLKHLYVSLYNTGVHLYRNKELKEASQALNLCCKASWTRVIHLCEMFVHKQRASEVDLSEDAILDFYNECCTRSAFLLDVLNELQSYDAKRTLLESLENWSIAANLFGRLPGPLAVVKQWVKMECKRYKDVNVEDDAPTLYSLLLSYKKVPKKINEIVLEQELLAYEGMTAVNPKFCQKMQMKIIDFLLKDVYVTPNSWLQKSRILLKKGRALRLSGSKGLKDCIQCLSDAICLLLLYQSEIYDETCTHEISPCHQLAVAYCLRALSTQEAEPNSKTHEQRVLEDISAAINLWLGISTPANCSPADKCSMLSENTMLLLYNVIDLLSAKGCMDFHNDIHKLMIRLFKWRNVPLEKCVARFWECRRISHALCASPVNETFIMNLSDHCGELSKYAFWIDSLKDSTPLLLVFQHSFSFLFPNFSRGPWNHQNLFRSDITIDEVKEAAFELISQAPVSTWSAYIAGYLYYDLSERLVSNGRLIEALSYAKEAHNLRAKLFGGKFMFSSERQPKKYNEGGICQELTYSIHDMHMQRSVASEVWLFDTSSCDLESYYLSPWNALQCYLESTLQVGVILEIIGKGAEAEGFLQFGKAFSCSQSLPLFTIVFSTVLGKLYHKQQLWDLAEKELQSAKQYFGACSTDLSCMKCRLLLEATVNQNLGDLYQSIFENTRSTSSDKLSHAENLYKSAIAILNLSEWKNSVSCPEEECVEWTMPGKASLKDVGYCASSIYTVSEEKQHDNRKTTKEGLKSKMDAKKCKKTKNAPKLVVKNQVSVPEHNLRVTRSRYQSSQNQSISGNGIVQLGPSKLLQGKSECDSPDTFSKREFLLDLKSCEVAFGCNVTCICNQMRCWQCLPVEVMKSGLVKDLVHLKWEFVRRRLLLRLLTGLGKCLDSRGQTHETHEIIVQTVSVLVSRNPFCPITSTVPLTSLLDLMGKEIPGDVFCVERAEVLLNISWSSLKSYCSKETRSMCSDLPHIQLPKLVSWLMLAFVLCRDVPVLFQKVSRLLAAIFVLSTSSDLFSLSSSSKTLRENHWASYFHQASLGTHLSCQFFTNISGICNVQHLVNTEGSHVPGSTCLGSEKKNLLRLAPESIQELEGFVTLFFAGLPCTTIICISLLGSPYASFLQELLSFHTCVHAWILVSRLNLKSQPIVMLLPVDSVLEGDSSDDTSSGSVSVSDGKVGKRWCCPWGSTVVDRVAPEFRMILEESYLSSSIEEEEDTKENRALWWMWRNKLDRRLCKLLKNLEDLWFGPWKYLLLGESSNCKQLDLVHKKLARDLKSKCKMDIDESLLKVILGGSKYAFEGGGAYVSQLCFKKGCYIGKAGCSEENKWLASTNESNGYQKLSELAFQLIQGAVNELEGLDTVNREPIILVLDFEVQMLPWENIPILRNQEAYRMPSIGSIFATLEKNYHQDKVASSTKKPGGLSHALCQKASFPLIDPLDAFYLLNPGGDLGITQIEFEEWFRDQNLEGKAGCAPPAEELAEALKSHDLFIYIGHGSGVNYIPMHQIQSLENCAATLLMGCSSGCLTLNGCYVPHGPALSYLLAGSPVIIGNLWEVTDKDINRFAKAMLDGWLKERSSSSEGCAQCKVAEEFEALSITGCPGIAKKKVSRKKLPEACESDPMTISCDHRPKIGSFASQAREACSLPFLIGASPVCYGVPTGIRRKDL; from the exons ATGACTGAGTATGCTAAGTCGCCAATGAAAGACACAATGGTCAAG TTTGCCCGTACGATATGTTCatctttattcttgtttcaAGAGGATACATTCACACTCACTCGCATCTTATTTTGCTTGTTGGACTCCCTTGTCCACGAATGTAAG GCTGAAGTGGAAAATTCAGGAAAAGAGTTTGTTGAACTTATTGCTTATTGTGCCAAAAAATGTCAAACTACAAACACAAACCTTTGCGGTATTATTGGATCTCATTTAAATAAGTTAGCAGGTGATTTCCATCAG GCTGGAACACCTTTTCAGTTAATTCTGAGGGTTTATGCCACTGGATTGCACTTTGTTGATCGTAGTATGAAGTCAAAAGTTGGTCATTTTCAATCCTTTGAAGGTGCAATTAGAGTTTTGCTTGATGATGGGGACACAGGGAATCGCTTGTCCGGTTTGCTTGGTTCATTGAGAAGTTATTTCCAAATTGGCTGCAATGACGACTCTTTGTTATCCAATTCGCAATTGAGTTCGGACAGTGGGGACTCATTGAATCAAATGCAGAAGGATAGAAAGAACTATCTTCTGTGTTATTTTAATGCATTGAAATTCTTATGCCAGCCGCTTACAGAGTTTGTAAATTCAGGAAGGAAACAGATTATTACTAATAATGAAGCTGCTTCTGTTTCTACTGAAGTGTGCCATATCCAGGGTGCATTCCATCAGTTTTGTGACGTTTTTCTTTCTCTTAAAAT GTACAGATGTACATATGAGGTGGATAGAGATGGATTTGATGGAAACAGCACCCTTGATGTTGCTCTGGCTGCTTTTACCCTCTCCATCATAACAAAGCTGAACATTCAG AAGAGTGTACAAATACTTGAAAATGTCATCACCAGTGCTTGGATTCAACCTCATGGTCTAAAGCATCTATATGTCTCTCTGTACAATACCGGGGTACATTTGTACAGGAACAAGGAGCTAAAAGAG GCATCACAGGCATTGAACTTATGTTGTAAGGCATCATGGACTCGTGTTATACATCTTTGTGAGATGTTTGTACACAAACAAAGGGCGTCCGAGGTTGATCTGTCAGAAGATGCCATTTTAGATTTCTATAATGAGTGCTGTACGAGAAGTGCTTTTCTTTTGGACGTTCTTAATGAATTGCAGAGTTATGATGCGAAAAGAACTTTATTAGAGAGCCTTGAAAATTGGTCCATTGCTGCAAACTTGTTTGGGAGGCTGCCAGGTCCTCTGGCTGTGGTGAAGCAGTGGGTTAAG ATGGAATGTAAACGTTACAAGGATGTGAATGTTGAAGATGATGCTCCAACCTTATACAGTTTGTTATTGTCTTATAAGAAAGTCCCAAAGAAGATAAACGAAATCGTTTTGGAACAG GAACTTCTTGCTTATGAGGGAATGACTGCTGTGAACCCTAAGTTTTGTCAGAAAATGCAAATGAAAATTATAGATTTCCTGCTGAAAGATGTGTATGTCACACCAAATAGTTGGTTACAAAAATCAAGAATTTTGTTGAAAAAGGGAAGGGCATTAAGGCTTTCTGGAAGCAAAGGTCTGAAGGACTGTATTCAGTGTTTATCAGATGCAATATGTTTACTT CTACTGTATCAGAGTGAGATTTATGATGAAACCTGTACCCATGAAATTTCTCCTTGCCATCAATTAGCTGTGGCATATTGCTTACGTGCACTTTCTACCCAGGAAGCTGAACCCAACTCAAA GACTCATGAGCAGCGAGTGCTTGAAGATATCAGTGCTGCCATTAATCTATGGTTGGGCATTTCTACTCCTGCTAATTGCTCTCCGGCTGACAAGTGCTCCATGTTGTCTGAAAATACTATGTTGCTACTTTACAATGTCATTGATTTGTTATCCGCCAAG GGTTGCATGGACTTTCACAATGATATACATAAGCTTATGATTAGATTATTTAAATGGAGGAATGTCCCATTAGAGAAGTGCGTGGCCAGATTTTGGGAATGTAGGAGGATTAGCCATGCCCTTTGTGCCTCACCTGTAAATGAGACATTCATTATGAACTTATCAGATCATTGTGGTGAACTTTCAAAGTATGCTTTTTGGATAGATTCTCTAAAAGATTCCACACCATTACTATTAGTGTTCCAACATAGTTTCTCATTTCTGTTTCCAAACTTTTCTCGGGGCCCATGGAATCATCAAAATTTGTTTCGATCAGATATCACAATTGATGAAGTTAAGGAAGCTGCTTTTGAACTTATATCACAG GCTCCTGTATCGACTTGGTCTGCTTACATAGCTGGATATCTCTACTATGATTTATCGGAAAGACTTGTTTCAAATGGACGGTTAATTGAG GCTCTCTCATATGCAAAAGAAGCTCACAACTTACGTGCTAAACTATTTGGAGGGAAATTTATGTTCTCTTCTGAGCGACAGCCCAAAAAGTACAATGAAGGGGGTATCTGTCAGGAGTTAACATATAGCATTCATGATATGCATATGCAAAGATCAGTTGCTAGTGAAGTTTGGCTTTTTGATACTAGTTCATGTGACCTGGAAAGCTATTATCTGAGTCCATGGAATGCACTTCAATGTTATCTTGAGAGCACTCTTCAg GTAGGGGTTATCCTCGAAATAATTGGTAAAGGAGCTGAGGCCGAAGGTTTTTTACAATTTGGAAAAGCTTTTTCCTGCTCACAGAGCTTGCCACTATTTACAATTGTTTTTTCTACTGTCTTGG GAAAGCTTTACCACAAGCAGCAACTTTGGGATTTGGCGGAAAAGGAACTGCAAAGTGCCAAGCAATATTTTGGGGCTTGCAGCACAGATCTCTCTTGCATGAAATGCAGATTGTTGCTGGAAGCAACTGTTAATCAGAATCTTGGCGATTTATATCAAAGCATTTTTGAAAATACAAGAAGTACATCGTCAGATAAGTTGTCGCATGCTGAAAACCTGTACAAATCAGCCATTGCCATACTAAATCTTTCTGAGTGGAAAAATTCTGTTAGTTGTCCAGAAGAAGAGTGTGTCGAATGGACAATGCCTGGAAAAGCTAGTCTTAAAGACGTTGGATATTGTGCTAGCAGTATATATACTGTTTCTGAAGAAAAACAGCATGATAATAGAAAAACCACTAAGGAGGGCCTGAAAAGCAAGATGGATgctaaaaaatgtaaaaagacCAAAAATGCACCAAAACTGGTCGTGAAGAATCAGGTTTCAGTACCTGAGCACAATTTGAGGGTAACTCGGTCTAGATATCAATCTTCTCAGAACCAAAGCATAAGTGGAAATGGCATCGTCCAACTTGGTCCTTCAAAACTTCTGCAAGGAAAAAGTGAGTGCGATAGCCCTGATACTTTTAGCAAGAGGGAATTTCTATTGGATTTAAAAAGCTGTGAGGTTGCTTTTGGGTGCAATGTAACTTGCATTTGCAACCAAATGAGGTGTTGGCAGTGTCTTCCTGTGGAAGTTATGAAATCTGGGTTAGTGAAAGACTTAGTACATTTAAAATGGGAGTTTGTCCGCCGGCGTTTATTGCTCAGGCTTCTCACAGGATTAG GAAAATGCTTGGACAGTCGTGGTCAAACTCATGAGACACATGAAATTATAGTGCAAACTGTATCAGTCTTGGTCAGCCGAAACCCATTTTGTCCTATTACCTCAACTGTTCCATTGACTTCCTTGCTTGATTTAATGGGAAAGGAGATCCCCGGGGATGTGTTCTGTGTTGAACGGGCAGAAGTACTGTTGAACATAAGTTGGTCGTCTTTGAAGAGTTACTGTTCTAAGGAAACCAG GAGTATGTGCTCTGATCTGCCTCATATTCAGCTACCAAAACTAGTGTCTTGGTTGATGCTAGCTTTTGTTCTCTGCCGCGACGTTCCTGTACTTTTCCAGAAG GTTTCCAGATTGCTTGCCGCTATATTTGTGCTTTCTACCTCAAGTgatcttttttctttgtcatCTTCTTCTAAAACTCTCCGCGAAAACCATTGGGCTTCTTATTTCCATCAAGCTTCACTTGGCACTCATCTTAGTTGCCAATTTTTCACAAATATATCTGGGATATGTAATGTTCAGCACCTTGTAAACACTGAG GGTTCACATGTTCCTGGCTCAACTTGTTTGGGATCAGAAAAAAAGAATTTACTCAG GCTTGCACCTGAGTCTATTCAAGAACTTGAAGGATTTGTAACACTGTTTTTTGCCGGCCTTCCTTGCACAACAATTATCTGTATAAGTTTGCTCGGAAGCCCTTATGCTAGTTTCCTACAGGAGCTGTTGTCCTTTCATACTTGTGTTCATGCATGGATTCTTGTATCACGCTTGAACTTGAAGAGTCAACCTATTGTTATGCTTCTACCTGTGGATTCAGTATTAGAAG GAGATTCCTCCGATGATACAAGTTCTGGTTCTGTTAGTGTTTCTGACGGAAAGGTTGGAAAGCGTTGGTGCTGCCCATGGGGTTCCACTGTGGTTGATAGGGTAGCTCCAGAATTTAGAATGATATTGGAGGAGAGTTATTTGTCATCTtcaatcgaagaagaagaagatacaaAAGAGAATAGGGCGTTATGGTGGATGTGGAGAAATAAGCTTGATCGTCGCCTCTGTAAATTGTTGAA GAACTTAGAAGATTTATGGTTTGGTCCTTGGAAATATTTGCTTCTGGGAGAATCGTCAAACTGCAAGCAGCTGGACTTGGTACATAAGAAGCTGGCGCGGGATTTGAAATCTAAGTGCAAAATGGACATAGATGAGAGTCTTCTGAAAGTCATTCTTGGGGGTTCCAAATATGCCTTTGAAGGTGGAGGCGCATATGTTTCACAGCTTTGTTTCAAGAAAGGTTGCTATATTGGTAAAGCTGGATGTTCCGAGGAAAATAAGTGGTTGGCGTCAACTAATGAATCTAATGGTTATCAGAAACTATCTGAGTTGGCTTTCCAACTAATACAGGGAGCAGTGAATGAGCTTGAAGGGCTAGATACTGTAAATAGAGAGCCCATCATTCTAGTGCTGGACTTCGAGGTGCAG ATGCTTCCTTGGGAGAATATACCAATACTAAGAAACCAGGAGGCTTATCGCATGCCTTCTATTGGGAGCATCTTTGCAACGCTGGAGAAGAATTACCATCAAGATAAAGTTGCAAGTAGTACTAAGAAACCAGGGGGCTTATCGCATGCCTTATGTCAGAAGGCTTCATTCCCTTTGATTGATCCATTGGATGCATTTTATCTCCTGAACCCAGGTGGTGATCTAGGTATCACACAAATTGAATTTGAGGAGTGGTTCAGAGATCAAAATTTGGAG GGGAAGGCTGGATGTGCACCCCCAGCTGAAGAATTGGCAGAAGCCTTGAAAAGCCATGACCTCTTTATATATATCGGCCATGGAAGTG GGGTGAACTATATTCCCATGCATCAGATTCAGAGTCTGGAAAATTGTGCTGCTACTCTTTTGATGGGATGTAGTAGTGGTTGTCTGACACTGAATGGTTGTTATGTTCCACACGGTCCCGCACTATCTTATCTGCTGGCTGGTTCTCCTGTCATTATTGGAAATTTATGGGAAGTGACGGACAAGGACATCAACCGATTTGCAAAGGCCATGCTTGATGGTTGGCTAAAAGAAAGATCGAGTTCCTCTGAGGGTTGCGCCCAATGCAAAGTAGCAGAAGAATTTGAGGCATTGAGCATTACGGGCTGTCCAGGTATTGCCAAGAAGAAAGTCTCGAGGAAGAAATTGCCTGAAGCTTGTGAAAGTGATCCAATGACGATTTCTTGTGATCATAGGCCGAAGATTGGATCATTCGCAAGTCAAGCTCGTGAAGCTTGCAGTCTTCCTTTCTTGATTGGAGCATCACCAGTATGTTATGGTGTTCCTACGGGCATAAGGAGAAAAGATTTGTAG